The nucleotide sequence GGCATTGTGCAACTCGTGGCTTTGAGGCGCTTTCAGACACCGAAGCCGCTGGATGAGTGGTTGGCTGACGATGTGATTACTGAGCGTGAAGAGCTTGAGATTGGTGATCTGGTGTCGCTGAATACGTCAGCGGGGACCCCTATGGCGATCATTGTTGATTTGGATTCCATTGATGCGACCTGCATTTTGCTGGAAGAACTCCGCGACGAACAGCAGCTGATTGCACCCATGCACTCGGTGTTGATGGTTAATCGTTTGTCCGTGTTACCGGCGGCCTTTGCTGAGGGTGACCTAGGTGATGGCGCCACAATTCATTAGTAAAGCTGGCTCAGCGTCGATCAACGCTTTCATTTAGCCCTTTGCATAACCAACGCCACGTCAGGCTGGTTTCAGGCCTGACGTGAATTGCGGCGTTTATGTGTGAGTGCAATCTGTGCCAGCAGGTCATAGTAGCCTGTGTTTAATTGTGGTTTGCTGGCCGTTTGCATCACGGGTGTCTTTGTTTGTGCTTCGCTGCTTGTGGTCGCGTTATTCATCGATTCTCTCCTTTTACGGGTTGAGAGTGAATGTTCATTCAGTGTTTGTCGTACAATACCGTCGTTGCGTTGTAATGATTTAGTCGTTATGACGCAGTCATTGTGGGCATCGCTTTTACAGGCGTTGTTTTAAGGGTGCTGCTAGTGTGAATGCTATTATGGTTTGTTTTCCTGAATCAGGCCTTAACGGCATCCCAGCACAGGTTTAATAAATCTTCGGTGTTCAACTTATCACCTAATTTTTCCGGCATGGTGTTTTGAGTTTTGGCAATCGTCAGAACACTGCCGTAAGTGAACATGGTCAGTACTTCGTTGGGTAAATCTTTGAATAAGTGCTGCTGTTTACCATCGTTCATTAACCGATCCAGTTCATCATGCAGAGTTTGTGTCGCCCGGTCTTTAAAGTTTCCACAAATGGCCGGAGATGACGACAGTTGCTCCATGAGTGCACAGTCCCTGGGGTTCGCTTGCATATAACGGTAAAAATTACCCCAGAAAGTATAAAAACGAATCTTGATACAGGCACTATCGTCATAATTATTCAGGCATTCTGCCGTCATTTTTTGAACGATCTGTAAATAAAGCTCCTGAACCAACTCATCCTTTGTCTCAAAATAGCGGTAGATAGTACCGGCACCACAACAAGCGCTTTTTGCCACTTTAGACATTGGGCTTGCTTCAAGACCACACTCCGCAATCAGATTGGCTGTGGCATCGAGGATTTGTTCGCGCTTTTCGATCATGACTGCTGTATGAGTGATTGTGACTGAATGTTCAT is from Bacterioplanoides sp. SCSIO 12839 and encodes:
- a CDS encoding TetR/AcrR family transcriptional regulator, coding for MIVHSLILSQNEHSVTITHTAVMIEKREQILDATANLIAECGLEASPMSKVAKSACCGAGTIYRYFETKDELVQELYLQIVQKMTAECLNNYDDSACIKIRFYTFWGNFYRYMQANPRDCALMEQLSSSPAICGNFKDRATQTLHDELDRLMNDGKQQHLFKDLPNEVLTMFTYGSVLTIAKTQNTMPEKLGDKLNTEDLLNLCWDAVKA